A window of the Salarias fasciatus chromosome 7, fSalaFa1.1, whole genome shotgun sequence genome harbors these coding sequences:
- the frmd4a gene encoding FERM domain-containing protein 4A isoform X10, which produces MTEGRRCQVHLLDDRKLELLVQPKLMAKDLLDLVASHFNLKEKEYFGIAYTDETGHFSWLQLDRRVLEHEFPKKSGPIVLYFCVRFYIESISYLKDNATIELFFLNAKSIIYKELIEVDSEVVFELASYILQEAKGDFTSNDATRSDLKKLPALPTQALKEHPSLAYCEDRVIEHYKKLSGQSRGQAIVNYMSIVESLPTYGVHYYAVKDKQGIPWWLGLSYKGIFQYDHQDKVKPRKVFQWRQLENLYFREKKFSVEVHDPRSRASVTRRTFGHSGIAVHTWYACPALIKSIWAMAISQHQFYLDRKQSKSKIHAARSLSEIAIDLTETGTLKTSKLANMGSKGKIISGSSGSLLSSGSQESDSSQTAKKDMLAALRARQEALEETLRQRLEELKSICIREAELTGKLPKEYPLDPGEEPPTVRRKIGTAFKLDEQKILPKGEEEELERLEREFAIQSQITEAARRLASDPHVSSKKLKKQRKTSYLNALKKLQEIENSINEYRVRSGKKPTQRASLIIEEANICSEDSSLSDALVLDDDDPQVTGTPTFSPVASPHKGLPPRPPSHSRPPPPQSLDGLRHLHYTRSDYDKSPIKPKMWSESSLDEPYEKVKKRSSHSSHRRFPSSGSAEAGGSNSLQSSPIRSLPHWNSQSSMPSTPDLRTRNTHYVHSTRSVDISPTRLHSLAQHFRNRSSSLESQGKLLVSDPDAHPHTLGSPDFFLGPGRSSNGSDPLDDCSSCTSQSSSEHYYPSGGPPGSNPNYSTLGEDSPSKARQRQRQRHRSAGHLGSSNSGSMPNLAAKNGSGGGSGGGGIGGGHHGVYLHSQSQPSSQYRIKEYPLYVEGSPNPVVVRSLESDQEGHYSVKAQFKTSSSYTAGGLYKEAWGGEEGGEGSGRLTPSRSQIVRTPSLGREGGGGGGGGRAAVSEELRCWYQRSSGSLKERSHSHSGSTSSETGSQQGTLGHGRGSRVGTLAKGSPAASPHSQRSMTPSSEHAVTPTPPCSPQHILNWQSGSFSDSCFLSSPLCSELADVQWYGQDKAKPGTLV; this is translated from the exons aTGACAGAGGGAAGGCGATGTCAGGTCCATCTCCTGGACGACAGGAAGCTGGAGCTCCTCGTACAG CCCAAGCTGATGGCAAAGGATTTGCTGGACCTAGTAGCCTCTCACTTCAACCTAAAGGAGAAGGAGTACTTTGGAATCGCATACACGGATGAAAC GGGCCATTTTAgctggctgcagctggaccGCCGGGTATTAGAACATGAATTCCCCAAGAAGTCCGGCCCTATTGTCCTCTATTTCTGCGTCAG gTTCTACATTGAAAGTATATCCTACCTGAAGGACAATGCAACCATTGAGCTGTTCTTTCTTAATGCCAAGTCCATCATCTACAAG GAACTCATCGAAGTAGACAGTGAGGTTGTCTTCGAATTGGCCTCCTACATTCTACAA GAGGCGAAAGGCGATTTCACCAG TAACGATGCAACCAGGTCTGACCTGAAAAAGTTGCCTGCTCTGCCCACCCAGGCCCTAAAGGAACACCCGTCTCTGGCCTACTG TGAAGACAGAGTCATAGAGCATTACAAGAAGCTCAGTGGGCAGTCCAGAGGCCAGGCTATTGtaaa TTATATGAGCATTGTGGAGTCTCTGCCCACATATGGAGTGCATTACTACGCTGTAAAG GACAAACAGGGGATCCCGTGGTGGTTAGGACTGAGCTATAAAGGCATCTTTCAGTATGACCACCAGGACAAAGTTAAACCCAGGAAG GTGTTCCAATGGCGGCAGCTGGAGAACCTCTACTTCAGAGAGAAGAAGTTTTCAGTAGAAGTTCATGACCCCAGGAG TAGGGCGTCGGTAACGAGAAGGACGTTCGGCCACAGCGGCATCGCCGTGCATACCTGGTACGCCTGTCCCGCCCTCATCAAATCCATCTGGGCCATGGCCATCAGCCAGCACCAGTTCTACCTGGACCGCAAGCAAAGCAAG TCAAAGATCCATGCAGCACGGAGTTTAAGTGAGATTGCAATAGATCTTACGGAAACAGGAACTTTGAAGACGTCCAAACTGGCCAACATGGGCAGCAAGGGAAAGATCATCAGCGGCAGCAGTGGCAGTCTTCTGTCCTCAG GCTCTCAGGAATCGGACAGCTCCCAGACAGCTAAGAAAGACATGCTGGCAGCGCTGAGGGCCAGACAGGAAGCTCTGGAAGAAACACTAAGACAGAGACTAGAGGAACTGAAGAGCATCTGCATAAGAGAGGCG GAGCTGACAGGAAAACTTCCAAAAGAGTATCCCTTAGATCCAGGAGAGGAGCCTCCTACTGTGAGACGGAAGATCGGCACTGCCTTCAAATTGGACGAGCAGAAAATCCTACCTAAGGGCGAG gaagaGGAGCTTGAGCGTTTGGAGCGGGAGTTTGCCATCCAGTCGCAGATTACAGAGGCAGCCCGGCGTCTTGCCAGCGATCCTCACGTGAGCAGCaagaagctgaagaagcagaggaagacttcTTATCTAAACGCACTGAAGAAGCTCCAGGAAATTGAGAACTCCATCAATGAGTACCGAGTCCGCTCCGGCAAGAAACCCACGCAGAGGGCATCACTTATCATAGAAG AAGCCAACATTTGCTCTGAAGACAGCTCACTGTCTGATGCACTGGTCTTAGATGACG ATGATCCTCAAGTCACAGGTACTCCAACCTTTTCTCCGGTAGCATCGCCTCACAAGGGCCTGCCTCCGCGGCCGCCGTCCCACAGCCGGCCCCCTCCGCCGCAGTCCCTGGACGGTCTGCGACACCTGCACTACACGCGCTCCGACTACGATAAATCCCCAATCAAACCCAAGATGTGGAGTGAATCGTCGCTGGACGAGCCCTACGAAAAAGTGAAGAAGCGCTCCTCTCACTCCAG TCACAGGCGTTTCCCCAGCTCGGGCAGTGCAGAAGCAGGGGGCAGCAACTCCTTGCAGAGCAGCCCCATCAGGAGTCTCCCTCACTGGAACTCTCAGTCCAGCATGCCATCGACCCCGGACCTGAGAACCAGGAACACACACTATGTACATTCCACCAG GTCAGTGGACATCAGTCCCACACGTCTGCACAGTCTCGCTCAGCACTTTAGGAACCGCAGCTCCAGCCTGGAGTCCCAGGGCAAGCTGCTGGTGTCCGATCCggacgcacacccacacacgctaGGCAGCCCGGACTTCTTCCTGGGTCCTGGACGCAGCTCCAATGGCTCCGACCCCCTGGACGACTGCTCCTCCTGCACCAGCCAAAGCAGCTCAGAGCATTACTACCCCTCCGGCGGACCCCCTGGCAGCAACCCAAACTATTCTACTCTGGGAGAGGACTCACCCTCCAAAgccagacagagacagaggcaaAGGCACAG GTCTGCAGGCCATTTGGGATCCTCTAACTCCGGTTCAATGCCAAACCTGGCAGCTAAGAACGGCTCGGGTGGAGGTTCGGGCGGCGGCGGGATAGGAGGCGGACACCACGGAGTCTACCTGCACAGCCAGAGCCAGCCCTCGTCCCAGTACCGCATCAAAGAGTATCCGCTATACGTGGAGGGCAGCCCCAACCCCGTGGTGGTGCGCAGCTTGGAGAGCGACCAGGAGGGCCACTACAGCGTCAAGGCTCAGTTCAAGACCTCCAGCTCCTACACGGCCGGGGGACTGTACAAGGAGGCCTGGGGGggcgaggaggggggagaggggagcGGCCGACTCACGCCGTCGCGCTCTCAGATCGTACGGACTCCGTCGCTGGGGCGAGAGgggggcggaggcggcggcggggggagggcGGCGGTGTCCGAGGAGCTGCGGTGCTGGTACCAGAGGTCTTCAGGGAGCCTGAAGGAGAGGAGTCACTCACATTCAGGATCCACATCATCCGAGACCGGGTCACAGCAAGGCACTCTGGGACACGGTCGAGGGAGTCGAGTTGGGACACTCGCCAAGGGCTCACCAG ctGCATCCCCGCACAGCCAGAGGAGCATGACGCCCTCCAGCGAGCACGCAGTCACACCCACACCCCCCTGTAGCCCACAGCACATCCTCAACTGGCAGAGCGG gTCTTTCAGTGACAGCTGTTTCCTCAGCAGCCCGCTGTGCTCAGAGCTGGCAGACGTGCAGTGGTACGGACAAGACAAGGCCAAACCCGGAACGCTGGTCTGA
- the frmd4a gene encoding FERM domain-containing protein 4A isoform X11, giving the protein MAISQHQFYLDRKQSKSKIHAARSLSEIAIDLTETGTLKTSKLANMGSKGKIISGSSGSLLSSGSQESDSSQTAKKDMLAALRARQEALEETLRQRLEELKSICIREAELTGKLPKEYPLDPGEEPPTVRRKIGTAFKLDEQKILPKGEEEELERLEREFAIQSQITEAARRLASDPHVSSKKLKKQRKTSYLNALKKLQEIENSINEYRVRSGKKPTQRASLIIEEANICSEDSSLSDALVLDDDDPQVTGTPTFSPVASPHKGLPPRPPSHSRPPPPQSLDGLRHLHYTRSDYDKSPIKPKMWSESSLDEPYEKVKKRSSHSSHRRFPSSGSAEAGGSNSLQSSPIRSLPHWNSQSSMPSTPDLRTRNTHYVHSTRSVDISPTRLHSLAQHFRNRSSSLESQGKLLVSDPDAHPHTLGSPDFFLGPGRSSNGSDPLDDCSSCTSQSSSEHYYPSGGPPGSNPNYSTLGEDSPSKARQRQRQRHRSAGHLGSSNSGSMPNLAAKNGSGGGSGGGGIGGGHHGVYLHSQSQPSSQYRIKEYPLYVEGSPNPVVVRSLESDQEGHYSVKAQFKTSSSYTAGGLYKEAWGGEEGGEGSGRLTPSRSQIVRTPSLGREGGGGGGGGRAAVSEELRCWYQRSSGSLKERSHSHSGSTSSETGSQQGTLGHGRGSRVGTLAKGSPAASPHSQRSMTPSSEHAVTPTPPCSPQHILNWQSGSFSDSCFLSSPLCSELADVQWYGQDKAKPGTLV; this is encoded by the exons ATGGCCATCAGCCAGCACCAGTTCTACCTGGACCGCAAGCAAAGCAAG TCAAAGATCCATGCAGCACGGAGTTTAAGTGAGATTGCAATAGATCTTACGGAAACAGGAACTTTGAAGACGTCCAAACTGGCCAACATGGGCAGCAAGGGAAAGATCATCAGCGGCAGCAGTGGCAGTCTTCTGTCCTCAG GCTCTCAGGAATCGGACAGCTCCCAGACAGCTAAGAAAGACATGCTGGCAGCGCTGAGGGCCAGACAGGAAGCTCTGGAAGAAACACTAAGACAGAGACTAGAGGAACTGAAGAGCATCTGCATAAGAGAGGCG GAGCTGACAGGAAAACTTCCAAAAGAGTATCCCTTAGATCCAGGAGAGGAGCCTCCTACTGTGAGACGGAAGATCGGCACTGCCTTCAAATTGGACGAGCAGAAAATCCTACCTAAGGGCGAG gaagaGGAGCTTGAGCGTTTGGAGCGGGAGTTTGCCATCCAGTCGCAGATTACAGAGGCAGCCCGGCGTCTTGCCAGCGATCCTCACGTGAGCAGCaagaagctgaagaagcagaggaagacttcTTATCTAAACGCACTGAAGAAGCTCCAGGAAATTGAGAACTCCATCAATGAGTACCGAGTCCGCTCCGGCAAGAAACCCACGCAGAGGGCATCACTTATCATAGAAG AAGCCAACATTTGCTCTGAAGACAGCTCACTGTCTGATGCACTGGTCTTAGATGACG ATGATCCTCAAGTCACAGGTACTCCAACCTTTTCTCCGGTAGCATCGCCTCACAAGGGCCTGCCTCCGCGGCCGCCGTCCCACAGCCGGCCCCCTCCGCCGCAGTCCCTGGACGGTCTGCGACACCTGCACTACACGCGCTCCGACTACGATAAATCCCCAATCAAACCCAAGATGTGGAGTGAATCGTCGCTGGACGAGCCCTACGAAAAAGTGAAGAAGCGCTCCTCTCACTCCAG TCACAGGCGTTTCCCCAGCTCGGGCAGTGCAGAAGCAGGGGGCAGCAACTCCTTGCAGAGCAGCCCCATCAGGAGTCTCCCTCACTGGAACTCTCAGTCCAGCATGCCATCGACCCCGGACCTGAGAACCAGGAACACACACTATGTACATTCCACCAG GTCAGTGGACATCAGTCCCACACGTCTGCACAGTCTCGCTCAGCACTTTAGGAACCGCAGCTCCAGCCTGGAGTCCCAGGGCAAGCTGCTGGTGTCCGATCCggacgcacacccacacacgctaGGCAGCCCGGACTTCTTCCTGGGTCCTGGACGCAGCTCCAATGGCTCCGACCCCCTGGACGACTGCTCCTCCTGCACCAGCCAAAGCAGCTCAGAGCATTACTACCCCTCCGGCGGACCCCCTGGCAGCAACCCAAACTATTCTACTCTGGGAGAGGACTCACCCTCCAAAgccagacagagacagaggcaaAGGCACAG GTCTGCAGGCCATTTGGGATCCTCTAACTCCGGTTCAATGCCAAACCTGGCAGCTAAGAACGGCTCGGGTGGAGGTTCGGGCGGCGGCGGGATAGGAGGCGGACACCACGGAGTCTACCTGCACAGCCAGAGCCAGCCCTCGTCCCAGTACCGCATCAAAGAGTATCCGCTATACGTGGAGGGCAGCCCCAACCCCGTGGTGGTGCGCAGCTTGGAGAGCGACCAGGAGGGCCACTACAGCGTCAAGGCTCAGTTCAAGACCTCCAGCTCCTACACGGCCGGGGGACTGTACAAGGAGGCCTGGGGGggcgaggaggggggagaggggagcGGCCGACTCACGCCGTCGCGCTCTCAGATCGTACGGACTCCGTCGCTGGGGCGAGAGgggggcggaggcggcggcggggggagggcGGCGGTGTCCGAGGAGCTGCGGTGCTGGTACCAGAGGTCTTCAGGGAGCCTGAAGGAGAGGAGTCACTCACATTCAGGATCCACATCATCCGAGACCGGGTCACAGCAAGGCACTCTGGGACACGGTCGAGGGAGTCGAGTTGGGACACTCGCCAAGGGCTCACCAG ctGCATCCCCGCACAGCCAGAGGAGCATGACGCCCTCCAGCGAGCACGCAGTCACACCCACACCCCCCTGTAGCCCACAGCACATCCTCAACTGGCAGAGCGG gTCTTTCAGTGACAGCTGTTTCCTCAGCAGCCCGCTGTGCTCAGAGCTGGCAGACGTGCAGTGGTACGGACAAGACAAGGCCAAACCCGGAACGCTGGTCTGA
- the frmd4a gene encoding FERM domain-containing protein 4A isoform X2 yields the protein MEAVLLGLDEAVCTRQGLLWTLTSTAIRRLRVQARNLPRPLHLIHTPRCVSRPLYQMTEGRRCQVHLLDDRKLELLVQPKLMAKDLLDLVASHFNLKEKEYFGIAYTDETGHFSWLQLDRRVLEHEFPKKSGPIVLYFCVRFYIESISYLKDNATIELFFLNAKSIIYKELIEVDSEVVFELASYILQEAKGDFTSNDATRSDLKKLPALPTQALKEHPSLAYCEDRVIEHYKKLSGQSRGQAIVNYMSIVESLPTYGVHYYAVKDKQGIPWWLGLSYKGIFQYDHQDKVKPRKVFQWRQLENLYFREKKFSVEVHDPRRASVTRRTFGHSGIAVHTWYACPALIKSIWAMAISQHQFYLDRKQSKSKIHAARSLSEIAIDLTETGTLKTSKLANMGSKGKIISGSSGSLLSSGSQESDSSQTAKKDMLAALRARQEALEETLRQRLEELKSICIREAELTGKLPKEYPLDPGEEPPTVRRKIGTAFKLDEQKILPKGEEEELERLEREFAIQSQITEAARRLASDPHVSSKKLKKQRKTSYLNALKKLQEIENSINEYRVRSGKKPTQRASLIIEEANICSEDSSLSDALVLDDDDPQVTGTPTFSPVASPHKGLPPRPPSHSRPPPPQSLDGLRHLHYTRSDYDKSPIKPKMWSESSLDEPYEKVKKRSSHSSHRRFPSSGSAEAGGSNSLQSSPIRSLPHWNSQSSMPSTPDLRTRNTHYVHSTRSVDISPTRLHSLAQHFRNRSSSLESQGKLLVSDPDAHPHTLGSPDFFLGPGRSSNGSDPLDDCSSCTSQSSSEHYYPSGGPPGSNPNYSTLGEDSPSKARQRQRQRHRSAGHLGSSNSGSMPNLAAKNGSGGGSGGGGIGGGHHGVYLHSQSQPSSQYRIKEYPLYVEGSPNPVVVRSLESDQEGHYSVKAQFKTSSSYTAGGLYKEAWGGEEGGEGSGRLTPSRSQIVRTPSLGREGGGGGGGGRAAVSEELRCWYQRSSGSLKERSHSHSGSTSSETGSQQGTLGHGRGSRVGTLAKGSPAASPHSQRSMTPSSEHAVTPTPPCSPQHILNWQSGSFSDSCFLSSPLCSELADVQWYGQDKAKPGTLV from the exons aTGACAGAGGGAAGGCGATGTCAGGTCCATCTCCTGGACGACAGGAAGCTGGAGCTCCTCGTACAG CCCAAGCTGATGGCAAAGGATTTGCTGGACCTAGTAGCCTCTCACTTCAACCTAAAGGAGAAGGAGTACTTTGGAATCGCATACACGGATGAAAC GGGCCATTTTAgctggctgcagctggaccGCCGGGTATTAGAACATGAATTCCCCAAGAAGTCCGGCCCTATTGTCCTCTATTTCTGCGTCAG gTTCTACATTGAAAGTATATCCTACCTGAAGGACAATGCAACCATTGAGCTGTTCTTTCTTAATGCCAAGTCCATCATCTACAAG GAACTCATCGAAGTAGACAGTGAGGTTGTCTTCGAATTGGCCTCCTACATTCTACAA GAGGCGAAAGGCGATTTCACCAG TAACGATGCAACCAGGTCTGACCTGAAAAAGTTGCCTGCTCTGCCCACCCAGGCCCTAAAGGAACACCCGTCTCTGGCCTACTG TGAAGACAGAGTCATAGAGCATTACAAGAAGCTCAGTGGGCAGTCCAGAGGCCAGGCTATTGtaaa TTATATGAGCATTGTGGAGTCTCTGCCCACATATGGAGTGCATTACTACGCTGTAAAG GACAAACAGGGGATCCCGTGGTGGTTAGGACTGAGCTATAAAGGCATCTTTCAGTATGACCACCAGGACAAAGTTAAACCCAGGAAG GTGTTCCAATGGCGGCAGCTGGAGAACCTCTACTTCAGAGAGAAGAAGTTTTCAGTAGAAGTTCATGACCCCAGGAG GGCGTCGGTAACGAGAAGGACGTTCGGCCACAGCGGCATCGCCGTGCATACCTGGTACGCCTGTCCCGCCCTCATCAAATCCATCTGGGCCATGGCCATCAGCCAGCACCAGTTCTACCTGGACCGCAAGCAAAGCAAG TCAAAGATCCATGCAGCACGGAGTTTAAGTGAGATTGCAATAGATCTTACGGAAACAGGAACTTTGAAGACGTCCAAACTGGCCAACATGGGCAGCAAGGGAAAGATCATCAGCGGCAGCAGTGGCAGTCTTCTGTCCTCAG GCTCTCAGGAATCGGACAGCTCCCAGACAGCTAAGAAAGACATGCTGGCAGCGCTGAGGGCCAGACAGGAAGCTCTGGAAGAAACACTAAGACAGAGACTAGAGGAACTGAAGAGCATCTGCATAAGAGAGGCG GAGCTGACAGGAAAACTTCCAAAAGAGTATCCCTTAGATCCAGGAGAGGAGCCTCCTACTGTGAGACGGAAGATCGGCACTGCCTTCAAATTGGACGAGCAGAAAATCCTACCTAAGGGCGAG gaagaGGAGCTTGAGCGTTTGGAGCGGGAGTTTGCCATCCAGTCGCAGATTACAGAGGCAGCCCGGCGTCTTGCCAGCGATCCTCACGTGAGCAGCaagaagctgaagaagcagaggaagacttcTTATCTAAACGCACTGAAGAAGCTCCAGGAAATTGAGAACTCCATCAATGAGTACCGAGTCCGCTCCGGCAAGAAACCCACGCAGAGGGCATCACTTATCATAGAAG AAGCCAACATTTGCTCTGAAGACAGCTCACTGTCTGATGCACTGGTCTTAGATGACG ATGATCCTCAAGTCACAGGTACTCCAACCTTTTCTCCGGTAGCATCGCCTCACAAGGGCCTGCCTCCGCGGCCGCCGTCCCACAGCCGGCCCCCTCCGCCGCAGTCCCTGGACGGTCTGCGACACCTGCACTACACGCGCTCCGACTACGATAAATCCCCAATCAAACCCAAGATGTGGAGTGAATCGTCGCTGGACGAGCCCTACGAAAAAGTGAAGAAGCGCTCCTCTCACTCCAG TCACAGGCGTTTCCCCAGCTCGGGCAGTGCAGAAGCAGGGGGCAGCAACTCCTTGCAGAGCAGCCCCATCAGGAGTCTCCCTCACTGGAACTCTCAGTCCAGCATGCCATCGACCCCGGACCTGAGAACCAGGAACACACACTATGTACATTCCACCAG GTCAGTGGACATCAGTCCCACACGTCTGCACAGTCTCGCTCAGCACTTTAGGAACCGCAGCTCCAGCCTGGAGTCCCAGGGCAAGCTGCTGGTGTCCGATCCggacgcacacccacacacgctaGGCAGCCCGGACTTCTTCCTGGGTCCTGGACGCAGCTCCAATGGCTCCGACCCCCTGGACGACTGCTCCTCCTGCACCAGCCAAAGCAGCTCAGAGCATTACTACCCCTCCGGCGGACCCCCTGGCAGCAACCCAAACTATTCTACTCTGGGAGAGGACTCACCCTCCAAAgccagacagagacagaggcaaAGGCACAG GTCTGCAGGCCATTTGGGATCCTCTAACTCCGGTTCAATGCCAAACCTGGCAGCTAAGAACGGCTCGGGTGGAGGTTCGGGCGGCGGCGGGATAGGAGGCGGACACCACGGAGTCTACCTGCACAGCCAGAGCCAGCCCTCGTCCCAGTACCGCATCAAAGAGTATCCGCTATACGTGGAGGGCAGCCCCAACCCCGTGGTGGTGCGCAGCTTGGAGAGCGACCAGGAGGGCCACTACAGCGTCAAGGCTCAGTTCAAGACCTCCAGCTCCTACACGGCCGGGGGACTGTACAAGGAGGCCTGGGGGggcgaggaggggggagaggggagcGGCCGACTCACGCCGTCGCGCTCTCAGATCGTACGGACTCCGTCGCTGGGGCGAGAGgggggcggaggcggcggcggggggagggcGGCGGTGTCCGAGGAGCTGCGGTGCTGGTACCAGAGGTCTTCAGGGAGCCTGAAGGAGAGGAGTCACTCACATTCAGGATCCACATCATCCGAGACCGGGTCACAGCAAGGCACTCTGGGACACGGTCGAGGGAGTCGAGTTGGGACACTCGCCAAGGGCTCACCAG ctGCATCCCCGCACAGCCAGAGGAGCATGACGCCCTCCAGCGAGCACGCAGTCACACCCACACCCCCCTGTAGCCCACAGCACATCCTCAACTGGCAGAGCGG gTCTTTCAGTGACAGCTGTTTCCTCAGCAGCCCGCTGTGCTCAGAGCTGGCAGACGTGCAGTGGTACGGACAAGACAAGGCCAAACCCGGAACGCTGGTCTGA